The following coding sequences are from one Candidatus Eisenbacteria bacterium window:
- a CDS encoding S8 family serine peptidase, which yields MRSHRFPLPLFMSLVFLLSHGGLASSAERPGRVSPPPQLGFQAAAPEQAAFVLDRVLVKLTDQARKNSKVPASWRYREALPGAVVGLEAVDRELRNGGVSALRRAHIEPRNVAEAERLGIGRWIMVELRGGNAEQVAERLSRLPEVEAVTLDYIAFPAVVPADPLYSIHWGHNNTAQMLSYNWTNHNHETGSPVGTVGFDANAQTAWDGTQGFGSSSIIIGIIDSGVQAAHPDLLQVAGFDFGDNDSNPDDNSSQAGHGTACAGVAAGRANSLGSVGIAAGCSIMPLKVANSAGTMTFSSIQNALMWGADNGADILSLSLGAAITSDPATDNAINYAFNAGCAILAATGNENKSTISYPAIHANVIGVGAASPCGDRKRSSSLSSEVNPGVSTDPNGYTCDGERWWGSNYGVTTAGAAGAVDVIAPTILPTTDRLGAAGYDPSDYSKWFNGTSCATPYAAGVCALIKSKNPTWTPSQIRTQLLTTAQDVTSVESGAGWDRYAGYGMVDAAAAVGGAPPTEQITVTSPNGGETLTAGTTATITWTWSGSISTVNIDYSTNGGSTWTSIVTGTANDGSHSWTVPSTATTQGRVRVSGGTATDMSNANFTISVPGGSYATLPYSTGFESGALDQYWFTGVTGNGRVRVLNTNTPHSGTYHMVMDDAVSGGFSQTEARLRLNLAGQTQVNLTFWWKDFGDETHTQDGIYFSSNGGSSYVKVYSLNGGSFSDNTWRTFTIDVDALAAANGLSLTSTFVVKFQQYDDYPITTDGFCFDDISVTVPSGGGGAITAESESNNTSGTADGPVGTGVGVSGSISTSSDQDYFYFDVSTAGNINISLAIGSSADLDWFLYNSSMVEVARGFSTANPEVGNYNAAAGRYYLMVDGYLSAVSGYTLTVNGGLANIIIPAQKAVATLNEAPLVFFLGQNRPNPFRGNTAIDFALTRPGPVDLRIFDVTGRVMKTLVDRELGAGKHGIEWRGESDEGARVPPGVYFYRLVTPGFTQTRKMLLAP from the coding sequence ATGCGGTCGCACCGTTTCCCCCTTCCCCTGTTCATGTCGCTCGTTTTCCTCCTCTCACACGGCGGGCTCGCGTCGTCCGCCGAGCGGCCAGGCCGCGTGTCGCCGCCGCCGCAGCTCGGCTTCCAGGCGGCGGCTCCGGAGCAAGCCGCATTCGTTCTCGATCGCGTGCTCGTGAAGCTCACCGATCAGGCGCGGAAGAACTCGAAAGTCCCGGCCAGCTGGCGCTACCGGGAGGCGCTGCCGGGAGCGGTCGTCGGGCTCGAAGCCGTCGACCGGGAGCTGCGCAACGGCGGCGTGAGTGCTCTGCGTCGCGCTCACATCGAGCCGCGCAACGTCGCTGAAGCCGAGCGGCTCGGCATTGGCCGCTGGATAATGGTCGAGTTGCGCGGCGGCAATGCCGAGCAAGTCGCCGAGCGGCTGTCACGGCTCCCGGAAGTCGAGGCGGTCACGCTCGACTACATCGCGTTCCCGGCCGTCGTCCCCGCTGATCCGCTCTACTCGATCCACTGGGGCCACAACAACACGGCGCAGATGCTGAGCTACAACTGGACCAACCACAACCACGAGACCGGTTCGCCGGTCGGCACGGTGGGTTTCGACGCCAACGCGCAGACCGCGTGGGACGGCACGCAAGGATTCGGATCCAGCTCGATCATCATCGGGATCATCGACAGCGGCGTGCAGGCCGCGCATCCGGACCTGCTCCAGGTGGCCGGTTTCGATTTCGGTGACAACGACTCCAACCCCGACGACAACTCGTCCCAGGCCGGGCACGGCACGGCCTGCGCCGGTGTGGCGGCCGGGCGCGCCAATTCCCTGGGAAGCGTCGGCATCGCGGCGGGATGCAGCATCATGCCGCTCAAGGTCGCGAACAGTGCCGGCACGATGACCTTCTCGTCGATCCAGAACGCGCTCATGTGGGGCGCGGACAATGGCGCCGACATCCTGAGCCTGAGCCTGGGGGCGGCGATCACCAGCGATCCCGCGACCGACAACGCGATCAACTACGCTTTCAATGCGGGCTGCGCGATCCTGGCCGCCACCGGCAACGAGAACAAGAGCACGATCAGCTACCCCGCCATCCACGCCAACGTCATCGGCGTGGGCGCAGCCTCGCCTTGCGGAGATCGCAAGCGCTCGAGCAGCCTCAGCTCCGAGGTCAATCCGGGCGTGAGCACCGATCCGAACGGCTACACCTGTGACGGCGAGCGCTGGTGGGGCTCGAACTACGGCGTGACCACCGCCGGCGCGGCCGGCGCGGTGGACGTCATCGCCCCGACCATTCTGCCCACCACCGACCGGCTCGGCGCCGCCGGCTACGATCCGAGCGACTACTCCAAGTGGTTCAACGGCACGTCGTGCGCCACGCCATACGCCGCCGGCGTGTGCGCACTGATCAAGTCGAAGAACCCGACCTGGACGCCTTCGCAGATCCGCACGCAGCTGCTGACCACGGCGCAGGACGTGACCAGCGTCGAGTCGGGCGCAGGCTGGGACCGCTACGCCGGCTACGGCATGGTCGACGCCGCGGCGGCAGTCGGCGGCGCACCGCCGACCGAACAGATCACGGTCACGTCCCCCAATGGCGGCGAGACGCTGACCGCCGGGACCACGGCCACGATCACCTGGACCTGGTCCGGCAGCATCAGCACGGTGAACATCGACTACTCGACCAACGGCGGCAGCACCTGGACCTCGATCGTCACCGGCACCGCCAACGATGGGTCGCACTCGTGGACGGTTCCTTCCACCGCGACCACGCAAGGGCGTGTGCGGGTGAGCGGCGGCACGGCCACCGACATGAGCAACGCCAACTTCACGATCAGCGTGCCGGGAGGCAGCTACGCCACGCTGCCCTACTCGACCGGTTTCGAGTCCGGTGCGCTCGATCAGTACTGGTTCACGGGCGTGACCGGCAACGGCCGGGTGCGGGTGCTCAACACCAACACGCCGCACAGCGGCACGTATCACATGGTGATGGATGACGCGGTGAGTGGCGGCTTCAGCCAGACCGAGGCCCGGCTGCGCCTCAACCTCGCCGGCCAGACCCAGGTGAACCTGACCTTCTGGTGGAAGGACTTCGGTGACGAGACTCACACGCAGGACGGCATCTACTTCTCGAGCAACGGCGGAAGCAGCTACGTGAAGGTCTACAGCCTGAATGGCGGCAGCTTCTCCGACAACACCTGGCGCACGTTCACGATCGATGTCGACGCGCTCGCCGCGGCCAACGGGTTGAGCCTGACCTCGACGTTCGTGGTCAAGTTCCAGCAGTATGACGACTATCCGATCACGACCGACGGCTTCTGCTTCGACGACATCTCGGTGACCGTCCCCTCCGGCGGCGGAGGCGCGATCACCGCGGAGAGCGAGTCCAACAACACGTCGGGCACGGCCGATGGGCCGGTGGGAACGGGCGTGGGCGTGAGCGGCAGCATCTCGACGTCTTCCGACCAGGATTACTTCTACTTCGACGTGAGCACGGCGGGGAACATCAACATCTCGCTCGCCATCGGCAGCTCGGCCGATCTGGACTGGTTCCTCTACAACTCCAGCATGGTCGAGGTCGCGCGCGGGTTTTCGACCGCCAACCCCGAGGTCGGCAACTACAACGCCGCGGCTGGGCGCTACTACCTCATGGTCGACGGCTACCTCTCGGCGGTGAGCGGCTACACGCTCACCGTGAATGGGGGTCTGGCGAACATCATCATCCCGGCGCAGAAGGCCGTGGCGACGCTGAACGAGGCGCCGCTGGTGTTCTTCCTCGGCCAGAATCGTCCCAATCCGTTCCGGGGGAACACGGCGATCGACTTTGCGCTCACCCGGCCGGGGCCCGTCGATCTGCGGATCTTCGACGTCACCGGCCGAGTGATGAAGACGCTGGTCGATCGTGAGCTCGGCGCCGGCAAGCACGGCATCGAGTGGCGGGGCGAGAGCGACGAAGGCGCCCGCGTGCCGCCGGGTGTCTACTTCTACCGGCTGGTGACGCCCGGCTTCACGCAGACTCGGAAGATGCTGCTGGCCCCCTGA
- a CDS encoding SDR family oxidoreductase, which yields MRFADRVVVVTGAGYGIGRGIAEAFAREGAHVVISGRSTDKLAQVSEALASGPAKPLVVPADVRLEADVERLISTTTQNFGRLDVLVNNAGIAGPTALARDVSIADWEETLRVNLTGAFLCARRASAVMIEARRGSIVNISSVAGRMGYPLRTPYASSKWGMIGLSHSLAAELGLFNVRVNAVLPGSTEGERIERVIAARSATEGRTPEEIRQWFTKDIPLQRMVTAAEVANAVLFLASDDASGITGQAFSVCGGFTMR from the coding sequence ATGCGCTTCGCCGATCGGGTCGTGGTCGTCACCGGGGCGGGATACGGAATCGGTCGCGGGATTGCCGAGGCCTTCGCCCGCGAAGGCGCCCATGTGGTGATCTCCGGGCGATCCACGGACAAGCTCGCCCAGGTCTCGGAGGCGCTTGCCTCCGGACCGGCGAAGCCACTGGTCGTGCCGGCCGACGTCAGGCTCGAAGCGGACGTGGAGCGCCTGATCTCGACGACCACCCAGAACTTCGGACGGCTCGACGTCCTCGTCAACAACGCGGGAATCGCGGGTCCCACGGCACTGGCTCGGGATGTCTCCATCGCCGACTGGGAAGAGACGCTCCGCGTCAATCTCACCGGCGCGTTCCTGTGCGCGCGCCGCGCCTCGGCGGTGATGATCGAGGCCCGTCGCGGCTCGATCGTCAACATCTCCTCGGTGGCGGGACGGATGGGCTATCCGCTGCGCACGCCTTACGCGTCCTCGAAGTGGGGGATGATCGGACTGAGCCACTCGCTCGCGGCCGAGCTGGGACTCTTCAACGTGCGGGTGAATGCCGTCCTCCCGGGCTCGACCGAAGGCGAGCGGATCGAGCGGGTCATCGCCGCGCGCTCCGCCACCGAAGGCCGGACGCCGGAAGAGATCCGGCAGTGGTTCACCAAGGACATCCCGCTCCAGCGCATGGTGACCGCCGCCGAGGTCGCGAACGCCGTGCTCTTCCTGGCTTCCGACGACGCCTCGGGGATCACCGGTCAGGCGTTCAGCGTCTGCGGCGGTTTCACCATGCGGTGA
- a CDS encoding isocitrate lyase/phosphoenolpyruvate mutase family protein, with the protein MPGPKSKHATFRDLHEAGCFVIPNPWDVGSARFLESVGFKALATTSAGLAWSRGYADSRLPLADALRHYEEVADAVTIPINADFEGGYAVEPSQVAANVRRAATTGISGLSIEDATGDAEKPLFDFQLAVERVKAAHEALAGTGVLLTARTEGFRFGRPDLDDTLRRLKAFAEAGAECLYAPGIKTAEQIDAVVRAVAPKPVNVLMGSNHSTVAKLEALGVRRISVGGGLARSAWGAFMAAAREIARDGTFDGLAAAAPFDQVDGIFTEAAERA; encoded by the coding sequence GTGCCCGGTCCAAAGTCCAAGCACGCGACCTTTCGCGACCTTCATGAAGCCGGCTGCTTCGTCATCCCCAATCCCTGGGATGTGGGCAGCGCACGGTTTCTGGAGTCGGTCGGATTCAAGGCGCTGGCGACGACCAGCGCCGGTCTCGCCTGGTCGCGAGGCTACGCCGACAGCCGCTTACCGCTGGCGGACGCTCTTCGGCACTACGAAGAGGTCGCGGATGCGGTGACCATCCCCATCAACGCCGACTTCGAGGGCGGCTACGCTGTGGAGCCTTCGCAGGTGGCCGCCAACGTGCGACGCGCGGCGACGACCGGAATTTCCGGCCTCTCCATCGAGGACGCGACGGGCGACGCGGAGAAGCCCCTCTTCGATTTCCAGCTCGCCGTCGAGCGGGTGAAGGCCGCTCATGAAGCGCTCGCCGGAACCGGGGTCCTGCTGACCGCCCGCACCGAAGGATTCCGGTTCGGCCGTCCCGACCTCGACGACACGCTGCGCCGCCTCAAGGCGTTCGCGGAGGCTGGCGCCGAGTGTCTCTACGCCCCCGGCATCAAGACCGCGGAGCAGATCGACGCGGTGGTCCGCGCGGTCGCGCCGAAGCCGGTGAACGTGCTGATGGGCAGCAACCACAGCACGGTCGCGAAGCTCGAGGCGCTGGGCGTCCGGCGGATCAGCGTCGGCGGGGGTCTGGCCCGCAGCGCCTGGGGCGCATTCATGGCCGCCGCCCGCGAGATCGCCCGGGATGGGACGTTCGACGGACTCGCCGCCGCCGCGCCCTTCGATCAGGTGGACGGGATCTTCACGGAAGCCGCCGAGCGGGCATAG
- a CDS encoding serine/threonine-protein kinase: MALFSTRKRFEAGAGATLFLPRKGRAESSSRVSSLPPELLQQAARRLRLIAIVYCSAFFLADAVPALVMGHIAERFQSPEWLATVLSILGGLLVAVLAGSPRLTPEAKVHVGLVFQVAASYGIAFAMYLDVPENVPPEVFHVLSPSWVAIWMLFYTIVVPAAPGRALLALLGSASAAPVVVAITVDRLHLWSEMPPMMFFFMHVFPYLIVLGMAYVGARIVFRLGTDVSRARELGSYRLLERLGQGGMGEVWKATHQFLAREAAIKFIRPEAIAASSPEAARLVLKRFELEAKTTASLTSEHTVCLYDFGVTDEGRFYYVMELLDGVDCEHLVRRFGALPAARVIHLLKQACQSLDEAHAKGLIHRDVKPANIYVCRSGQTFDFVKVLDFGLVGHQIAPPPSDLRLTLPEQAIGTPAFMAPEMALGREVDSRADLYGLGCVAYWLVTGHSVFEGASFYDVVSKHIKEAPEPPSRHASQQVPPELDAVILACLEKEPERRPSGARELERRLKAIPCVPWEDEQAEAWWRAHLRRETEREASELQPA, translated from the coding sequence ATGGCTCTCTTCTCCACACGCAAGCGTTTCGAAGCCGGTGCCGGCGCGACACTCTTCCTGCCGCGGAAGGGACGCGCGGAATCGAGCTCGCGCGTGTCCAGCCTGCCGCCCGAGCTCCTCCAGCAGGCCGCCCGGAGGCTGCGCCTCATCGCCATCGTCTATTGCTCCGCGTTCTTCCTGGCCGACGCTGTTCCAGCGCTGGTCATGGGCCACATCGCCGAGAGGTTCCAGAGTCCGGAGTGGTTGGCGACGGTGCTCTCGATCCTCGGCGGGCTCCTGGTCGCGGTCCTGGCCGGAAGCCCCCGCCTCACTCCGGAAGCGAAGGTCCACGTCGGTCTCGTCTTCCAGGTGGCGGCGAGTTACGGGATCGCGTTCGCCATGTATCTCGACGTGCCCGAGAACGTGCCGCCGGAAGTCTTCCACGTGCTGTCGCCGTCGTGGGTCGCGATCTGGATGCTCTTCTACACGATCGTGGTGCCGGCGGCTCCAGGACGCGCCCTGCTCGCGCTTCTCGGCTCGGCGTCGGCGGCGCCGGTCGTGGTGGCCATCACGGTGGACCGGCTCCACCTCTGGAGCGAGATGCCTCCCATGATGTTCTTCTTCATGCACGTCTTCCCCTACCTGATCGTCCTCGGGATGGCGTACGTCGGCGCACGGATCGTCTTCCGCCTCGGGACCGACGTCTCGCGGGCGCGCGAGCTCGGCAGCTACCGGCTCCTCGAGCGGCTCGGGCAGGGCGGCATGGGCGAAGTGTGGAAGGCGACACACCAGTTCCTGGCCCGGGAGGCGGCCATCAAGTTCATTCGCCCCGAAGCCATCGCCGCGTCGAGCCCGGAAGCCGCGCGGCTGGTGCTCAAGCGCTTCGAGCTCGAGGCGAAGACCACCGCGTCGTTGACCTCCGAGCATACGGTCTGCCTCTACGATTTCGGCGTCACCGACGAGGGACGTTTCTATTACGTGATGGAGCTGCTCGACGGCGTGGACTGCGAGCATCTGGTGCGGCGCTTCGGCGCGTTGCCGGCCGCCCGCGTGATCCATCTGCTGAAGCAGGCCTGCCAATCGCTCGACGAGGCCCACGCCAAAGGCCTCATCCATCGGGACGTCAAGCCGGCCAACATCTACGTTTGCCGCAGCGGGCAGACCTTCGACTTCGTGAAGGTCCTGGACTTCGGGCTGGTCGGTCACCAGATCGCCCCTCCGCCGTCGGATCTCAGGCTCACCCTTCCCGAGCAGGCGATCGGCACTCCGGCGTTCATGGCTCCCGAGATGGCCTTGGGGCGAGAGGTGGACAGCCGTGCCGATCTCTATGGCCTCGGTTGCGTCGCGTACTGGCTCGTCACCGGCCACTCGGTGTTCGAGGGCGCCAGCTTCTACGACGTGGTCTCGAAGCACATCAAGGAGGCTCCCGAGCCGCCTTCCCGTCACGCATCCCAGCAGGTTCCACCCGAGCTCGACGCCGTGATCCTCGCCTGCCTGGAGAAGGAGCCCGAGCGACGGCCCTCCGGCGCTCGCGAGCTCGAGAGGCGGTTGAAGGCGATTCCGTGCGTTCCATGGGAAGACGAGCAGGCGGAGGCGTGGTGGCGTGCGCATCTCCGCAGAGAAACCGAGCGCGAGGCGTCCGAGCTACAGCCGGCCTGA
- a CDS encoding Tad domain-containing protein, producing the protein MSPPSAPPRRERGIVIVYLAFFIVFLLGFLGLAVDATKLVATRTQLQRAADAAALAGASAINLETGTIDPDTAIVRALETGALNKAFEDGSTPVLVDPADVQFPQPLQVKVTVRREIGAGGSIITYIARAIGVTDLEMRADATAEADTAAKPCDGLVPMGPVEPPNSGWFDPDCSRDYELKVGSGEGEQGNYQLLDYPPCNEGPCTGLNGGAAVRCYAEYGYGCCLEEGQEFTLTEPGNKVGPFRQGMQARFDADTDRRQNICYDEYAGNGNRVIPLPVIETFDVNGKKFVRIIKFSAFFIKQRPPGNGTLTGQFVNDVTPGEGGGSGGGTLYVLRLVE; encoded by the coding sequence ATGTCCCCCCCTTCCGCCCCGCCACGTCGCGAGCGTGGCATCGTCATCGTTTATCTCGCGTTCTTCATCGTCTTCCTGCTCGGGTTCCTGGGCCTGGCCGTCGATGCCACCAAGCTGGTCGCGACCCGAACGCAGCTCCAGCGGGCCGCCGACGCCGCCGCGCTCGCCGGCGCATCCGCCATCAACCTCGAGACCGGGACCATCGATCCGGACACGGCCATCGTGCGAGCGCTGGAGACGGGAGCCCTCAACAAGGCCTTCGAGGATGGCTCGACTCCGGTCCTGGTCGACCCGGCGGACGTCCAATTCCCGCAGCCGCTCCAGGTGAAAGTCACCGTGCGGCGAGAGATCGGCGCCGGTGGGTCCATCATCACCTACATCGCCCGCGCCATCGGTGTCACCGACCTGGAGATGAGGGCGGACGCGACCGCCGAAGCCGACACCGCGGCCAAGCCCTGCGACGGGCTGGTTCCCATGGGACCGGTCGAACCGCCGAATTCGGGCTGGTTCGATCCCGATTGCAGCAGGGACTACGAGCTCAAGGTCGGATCGGGAGAAGGCGAGCAGGGAAACTACCAGCTGCTCGACTATCCGCCGTGCAACGAGGGCCCCTGCACCGGGCTCAACGGCGGAGCCGCCGTGCGTTGCTACGCGGAGTACGGCTACGGCTGCTGTCTGGAGGAAGGCCAGGAGTTCACCCTGACCGAGCCCGGCAACAAGGTCGGCCCCTTCCGCCAGGGGATGCAGGCACGATTCGACGCGGACACCGACCGGCGCCAGAACATCTGCTACGACGAATACGCCGGCAACGGCAATCGCGTCATTCCCCTGCCGGTCATCGAGACCTTCGACGTCAATGGCAAGAAGTTCGTGAGGATCATCAAATTCTCGGCCTTCTTCATCAAGCAACGGCCTCCGGGGAACGGCACGCTCACCGGGCAGTTCGTCAACGATGTCACCCCCGGCGAGGGGGGTGGGTCGGGCGGCGGGACGTTGTACGTGCTGAGGCTCGTCGAATGA